tttatgtaatttttgtgaaTCAAGTAAAGGTGAACGACTGTATATAGTACACTTGCACCCCTtcacataatacataataatagtttttcatgTTTGTATTGCAAGCCTTCTAATGTCAATCTCACCATGTAGAGCTTTGAATCTGGTTCATCTAAATCTTTAGGactttatttctgaaatttgGAGAGTTCATTTACTGGCACATTTTCtaatgttctttttgtttgtaacatttgtCTGCCTTACATATTATTTTGTCCTTTACTAgtagtttttactttaataaagtaatacaaaCAACATGGCTGGTATTTGATAAGAATACTGTCTAGTGCATAAATTTTAGACACTACTAGGCTTTTAATACATCTTCTGTTAGTTCATAAACCATTTATGGAGTTAAATAACGCAACCATTGGCCAATGCTACCCTATTAAAAATTAAGATGAAATATTATTCTCAATCTTCTTTTTTAATAGTGACCCTGAACAGTTTTAATACTTCAATGTGACATGTGAATAATATATGAATGTGCACTGGCATTAGAGCAAAGGCTTAGAGCTTGCTAAATCAACGTATTTTGACTCACTGTCTCGTCATATATTTAATGTCATTCAGAGATAGTGCATTGCTGCTATTGTCTTCCTTACCCCTAATGCTTCATAGTATTAGTACTTATACTTTATTATAGtacttatattataaagtaataatactgaCATTATCTCTGAACTCCAGACGATAATTTTATTGTTCagaagtttcatattttattcattatttgaccggatttacaaataaaaaattgcatgcaaactaaaaaataattataactataaagtTAAACTTTACAATGTACATTGGctaaatatattatctaaaaaaattctTCAACTAAATGAAGTGACTTTCTAATACTTTAAGGGAGCTATGGGGACAGAATTGATATAAATTGGAAGCAGTAACATTTACGGCAGCTTTTCTCTTTTACTCATTCATTACTTTTGTATACTTTAagtataattaatgaataataataatgctcCTAATGAAGTCTAAGGCTATTATAGGGCCTGCACCATTGTACAAAGTCTCCGAAAATGAATGCTGGGATTTTGAATGGCcgttacttaaaaaaactatttaagataacTAAATGATTTAAACGTCAAATTGAAGGGAAAGGAACAAATTTGTTTTCGTACCTTAATACATTTTGATGTGAGCTCCATTTGTTGCTCTGTAGATATCAAAGCTGTGTTCAATTTCTCACCAAGTGTTATGTAGAACCCCATATCTGACAGTTGTGACGATTAACAACATCACTTTTGCGAAATGTAGCTTCGTCTGAGAATAGTAATCTTTTGATGAAATTGGGATTGTCATCAATCTCATTAAGCATAAAACTAGCAATCTGTATGCTTAAGGTGATCGGTGTGTTTAATCTGATGTCTTAACTAAATTTTGTAGGCATGAAGTcttaatgttttatgaataacaTCGTGGACTCTGAGCATGTTTATCTGAAGATTTCATCACACAGTAGATTTTTCGGGCTTCTGATGCAAGATTGTCAGATTTCTTAGATTTTATCATCACTTGTTTTTGACCAGCCAGTTAAATGTGTTTTCAACACACTCTTGTATCATGAAACTGGTTAAACCAGCAAAGAATTGCTTTATCATCTGGTGAATTTTGACTTTGATGTGTAACTCAAAACCGTTGCTGCACACTAACAATCAATTTCAATTATGTGTACTACAGAAACACACTGTGCTTCATGTTGTGCCTTAAACATTATACTTGCTACTGGCACCAGGCGTGTCAGTCGCTATAGTGGACTGCCATTGTGCAGCTGTTCTGCGCATGCCAAGGTCAACATTTCCTCCCATGCTACATGGAAGATCTTGATTAGTTTTAACAGTAAGTAACAGCTGTACAAAATCCCAGCATTCTTTTTCAGGGATTCTGTATTGCTTTGACATTGTTTCACACAAGAAGTAGTGATAGTGGCATAAAATCACTAGTAgtatcagaattaaaaaaaaaacactttactaCTTTACTATTTTCACCACttatttaacagaaaaataatttagaaaaaattaatagtacCTTTTACAGGTTATGTTCTTTTTTCAGAAACTGAGGGGTACGACTGAGgctttgtacattttaacaaagtATGGCAATTCtcgttttgaatttatttttaccaatCTGGTGGCTGGAAACACAAGACATTTCACCTCCGTCATGGGAGTTCACAAGTAGGAAATTCCGTTTCAAGACTATTGTTGTTTCTTAAGCTTATTCACACTATTGGTTTTTGGGAGTATATAGTAATGGtgttgttatgtatatatatatatgtggtgttggaaaatataactataaacctTTGGTTGCTGTTCATGGACCAAAAAgtgataaaaactaaatgcaaccaaTGGTATATCCCTTTTTGTCTACCTCTCTGTatgtatttctatttaaaaagttatattttccaAACTAATCAACAAACATTAACCAAACTCTAAACTCGTTATGTGagtatgatttttaataaaagtttagccagttttgtaaattaaattttaaagttaaaaactggctgtcatataattattttaaaactaaaattgtttagaaaaaaatgtattaacaaaccAAAAGACACTTTAAATGTTGAAATCAGATAAAAATTACTGGCTTGTTCTAAGTTTAGTCCGCCCATGCATGTCCATTCTCAAGTTTCTTCACAATAAGTAACAGTtcagcaatggaacagtgaaaataaattaacatattcaGAATTTGTTAGTTGTTTTTGTTCCATTGTAAACTGTTACGCATTGTTTTCTTTTCTGCTTAAGTGACCTGAAGTGTGCAACTTTTGTATTCTTAAGACCAAGTAGCACTCACTGGTAACCAGACTGGAGAGATAAACAACACTGAACTTGATCTTGCCTATTGTACCAGAATTAATGGCTTTATAAGTAGGGATGGATTGATTCCGATACTCGATACTTAGAGGTATTGTTAATTGTCAATACTGCAGCTACTTTCACTTGACTCCAACACCAGTCAGCTATGTCTATTTGAAAGCGATAGGTGATCAGCATTTTTCAAATTGCCAATTGCTATAATGAAAAGgcttagataaataaatactttattgttttttttaaaataatgttttgcttcCTATTTCCTACGTGTATCCGTGCGTCACTACACATATGCAGCATCTATGCATAGATGTCCACTGCTTGGCAGTAAACAAATTGAtgattcttaatatttttttaccttgtaAACATGGCCTCTCTAAGAATGCATATATATGTTCATATGTACGCACATATATTGTTGAGAATCTAAACCACAATTTTGATATCAGTATCGgaatacattttgttttgcaTTAGCCCATTcctatttgtaacaaataaaatgttttaagttagcCTGCTGACCTTTATCACGCTAAACAATTTTCTGCATAATTTATTAACcagtaaatttttgtataaagaacAGGTGCATGTGGAACCAAACATTTTAGAGCTTATTGGTGAGATAAAAATCTATCTTAAATAAATGGTAAATGGCAAAGGATTTCTAGATATTTCTCATTGATGCAAGAGAGGCTGTTTTACACTTGAAATTAATCCATTTCTTGAAACAATAGTTACACCTCATCTCAGAACAgataaaaaaaggattttaaatacAAAGTCTTGATACATAACTTACTTAACACAGAAGAAATACTGACTTGGAAAGTAGGTAACACCTCATCTCAGAACAgataaaaaaaggattttaaatacAAAGTCTTGATACATAACTTACTTAACACAGAAGAAATACTGACTTGGAAAGTAGGTAACTGTCAGTTGCACTGAACATTGATTGAACAGCAATTCTAGTCTGTACAAGTctcaaaataatactaaaatatttaaaaatcttttgttttggTGAAAACTTTCTAGACGTATGTATAGAATCTTCAGGGtcttaaaatacaaatagcaGTCAATTGTGAAAATAACTACAGACTTTacacaagtaataataataatacggcCTATGGCAACATAGTTTCTTTTCTTTatcataaaaactattaagcCAAAACCAACAACATTGCTTTGTTTTTGTATACTCTTTATATTACTTCCTTGTCTTCCCAATGACTTAATTATTGCACCAGAGAGAATTGTAACCTCTCAGGACCTATGCACAATCCTCTAGATCAAGGGTTTCCAACCTGTTTTACTCAAAGGCCatgttatacatttttggtaGAAAGTTGGGCCAGCAATTTTTCAGGGCAGAAAGTCTAGCCTCCCTCATACACTCTTGAAGTTTTCTCTAATTAAGAGCTCAGTGGTGGTTTTTGAGATTTTCTTGCTTAGCTTTTAAGTTTGCTATATTTCCTTATATGTCTTTGTTGTTGGCTATCTAAAATTCTTTATGTGACGTAAAGAAGCTGTAtccaaacaaataattatatttgctataaaataatttttgttctgtaaAATGAGTTTTTAAGTAGGCCTAATCAAAAACAGGATGACACAAAACCAAAACTTTTCAATTTACTACAAAATGTGcttcattgaattaaaaaaatacttgataATACGCAAGTTTACAACAagtgtaaaacttaaaaagaacaattatttttagtgAGAAGATCTGTTTGCCACTTTAATTTTCAGTGGTTCTCTGGAAGAAGAGTGGGCATGGCACTGAtctggcatatatatatatatatatggcatgATTGCCAGAGATCCTAGAGCGAATGCACCGTATcaccacaaaacaaaaaaaatatatcttctgaAATGAAGAACAGTGTTCTGATAAGTGACGCCATTGATTGATTGCGATCTATGATCAGCTTATGTAGCAGCCCAAGTCACTCCTAAAATGCAGTCTCATGCACTCAGACATCTGTGCAAATGGCCTCGATAGTGAGAACACCCATACTTGTTGCAAAATGAGGAGCAACTAACCTAGTTAAGAACAGCAATACAATTGATGTttgtatgaacttttttcattattttgatgagaggaaaccaccttaGAATTTGTTGGGTTACTCGTGAGACACCCTGTATACCCTTCCCCTTCATATCcatattgtttgaaattaatattactcAACATTTATCagggtttaaatattaatactaccCAAAGTTTAAAACTACAGTACAAATATACAGGGTATAAAAAAAGGCctgcacgggcttgataattcccgaacgataacagataaagcaataaatcTTGATACATCAATACTGCAcctaaatgtactttttgaagtaactaccatatttttgtcatgtcagggcccacaaggagtcagaaggaaatcttaaacgAAAGCATAGGTTGAGTAGTAAAGGTCTATGAGTACCATGCCGCAAATCTGACCAAAAAAATTATGCTGGTTTAGAATTGAAACACTCACAATGTAGGttctgttctagatggtttaatattcttgtcttggctcaagttgtaaaagttaaacttagtaaaagaATACTGGACTTATGAcataatttttaaggtatttagtgactcttcacatccagtGGAGggtggtctacaaggagttcggcaaaaaaGTGAATGTATGTATAGCTGaatatgtacattgttttaaagtgtaatgcaAGATGTACATCAAGTGAAGCCCAAAAACCAACCTaaaattaagaatgttttattataataactaataccAGGTTTTTCCCTTTagcattcatctctgctaaacaacccctttataatgatgtacatcttgaACTAAGCTTGGGGTAAAACTCCTTGTAGAGCATTCTCCATTAGATGTCTATCTTTACCTGTAATCGTCCGGGAGTTACCAAGGCAGTGTAAgactttttttacaccctgtctacttatttttactgtaaaaaatcttacaaattttttgtgttatatagtATTCacaaagtattatttgttttacagaGCGTACATTTCATCTCGAATTTATCGAGATATGAAATTAAGAGGAGCAGTTGTGCGAAATAAACAACTAAGAATACTCCCTCTAGAATCAATTTACACAACAGTGGAGGGGGTATGGAATCTTTCTAGTGATCAGGTGAgtcttataaaattacaatcagaatgtttattttatttttttgtgaaattaccCTTTACTTTCACAGATAACCATGAACAAATTCAAcactttatatctttatatacaattttcagtCATTTATCTTTAAAGTTTTCTGAGTAACTCAATTtttatagtttctaaaatatttgatacaAGGTATTTggtattacttttattaacatttgtttttgttgtatttttttaaatatattgtgatttAATTATCAATTCAATCAAGTTTGTTCAAAAGATAAAtgctgtaaatataattaattaccatttaaatgtattatcctttaaaattagttcaaaggttatattaattaacaaaactataCAGATTGCtatggtattttaatttgttctcaACTTTGTTTAAAGGGAAATCTTGGAtcttttataatatcaaatattcGTCTTGTATGGTACGCAGAAATGAATGAGAATTTCAACGTCTCGCTGCCTTACATCTGCATAGCTTCAGTAAGTTTTGTTGTGAGCTGttattttataatgtgaaattTCGAATGGTATGAAAACAGTTGCTAGTTTATtcttaatactatttattatgaaaatattttggcTCAGCGGCCACAAGGTTCAGTAGATTGTATTTTGGCTATGAACTTACATAATACAACAACTTGAGTAAACTACATTTTTGCGTGTGTTTTATCATTAACTTATTATAAGGACTTAACCCATTcaacatattgtattaaattgttgtatatattgtataaatatatttttcattttttgaaattctttgcaataatatattattgtattttatgtgtaCTATTTTATATGAAAGCTTCATATCAATAATACACCATATGATTGatacataataaatgttttgtttattccttgtttaaaatttattattgacaatgtttgatttgaaagtataacaggatGTTGGACTTTTGCATCGTTAAATGTTACAAGAATAGAGAACCACATTTAaatgattggaatctatcctcttcttcagttatcaaaaaaCTTTATAGTGAAGCAAACACAAATCAGTTTTTGGCAATGAATTTGCTAAAGTAAAAATGTTGATGACAGAACaaattaaatactactaaatgtaaagaatacaatactttttcaatttatttatttttcgaaaggcctcatccaaaaaataaataaattggaaaagtattgtattctttacatttagtagtatttataagtttttcaaattgctccaagagtcttcatcAGAACAAATTGTACGTGAAAATATTCAAGCGTGATTCTTATCTGTGTGAAGATTCACAAGCTATAAAGCTCTTAGCTCTACATACCACAGGACCTTAGAGGATGAAGAAAAACTCAATTTGTTACATTCCGTACCGTATGGTACATCTGACAAACAAAATTGGATGAATGGTAAAAGTTGGAGGGAATAGGAGGAGATACTTTCAGCCCTACGTTTTGTTCTTGATTTCAAGTCTGTATTAAGATTTTTGATCATGAAGAATGGGaaagattccaatcctcaaaatgtaatgttctattctaaaaaaaaataaatgctagcatttttgttttaatctgtttttgaACGATTCCAATTTGAAAGACATACTGAATTTTACCCAATAGGTttttagtaagaaataaaaaaacttgttacatAATTCTCAAATTGTAAGTGTTCTGCACTTCCTGTACGTAAATGaacatttgtagaaaaatttacttttataattgaaaCCATCTTTGAGTAAGCTACCTAAAATTTGCAAAGACAACTCTTGAGATAGCTATAATCcataaatttggtttaatttatatatatatatatatatatatatatatatatatatatatatatatatatatatatagttgtaggtggacaaaataaagatatttttatggaaaaagtAATACAGTATCAACATTTCCTTTAAGTTTGTTACTAAGCAATCTGTGAGCTGATTAGAGGCAAGAAAAATGTTGTATGAgcgttaatatatttttttttttgcctctGGACAGTAGTACTATAAAGTACCAGTTTTCCTCTCAATTTCAGTATCAAAAAGTTGTTCTTTGTagtgttataaaacataataaatttataaatgtttacaaatttatcttttgtgtgaacactttattaattaataagttataaattctGGCAATTTTGAAGTTACAGTCTGGTTTTATCTGCTACTTTCATATGATTAATATAGGTGAGAATTCGTGAATCAAAGTTTGGTCCAGCTCTGGTAGTTGAGAGCAATTCATCGAGTGGAGGTTATGTACTGGGGTTCCGGATTGATCCATTATCCAAGCTGCAGAGCGTGTCACGAGAACTAGCATCTCTGTATACGATCCACACCCAGCAGCCAGAGTTTGGTGTGCAGTACACCATGAGTATGCAGGTCAGTAGAACAAGGTTTTACAACAATAACTCCAAGTAATGGACAACGAAGAAATTAAGTAATGATCATTTGCTTTCTCCATCACTGTTCTTATTACCATCTTCTGGATGAGACAAGTGTAGAGGTTTATAGGAAAGTGTGGAATATAAGGCAAAGTTGAATGTATCGATATATACAGACTCCGCTGGTGGAGGAGGCGGCAGTGGTGGCAGAGGAGGTGCAGGAGGTGGAAGAGGCAGTGGCAGAAGGGGAACTGACCACCAGCCTTGCCACCTACAGCTGTCAGACTGGTGATCAGACAGCAGCCCCTGTCTACTGCCCTCAACTTGGCCTGGCAGTGCAGCCTCTTCGCCCCGGCTACACTCTAGCATCCCTTTGGCAGGTCATACCTCCACAGTCCTCCACTATAGCTGTCTAAGtgctcaataaatataaaaatatagttttggcTATTCATAACAAAATCTCATctcttataacaaaaaaaactgaaaaatgtctGAAGAGAAACACTTTTGATTGTATAAAAAATGGCTCAACTCAATAAGTGTGTCGGTTCCAGTGGTGGGCAGagttcttttttacattttaaggaaaaacaaaagtatcaaagtaataaaaactttggGATGTAgcatgaacatttaaaaaagacAGAAATTACCTCAATGAGCTGGGCAAAGACGTTCTTGTAGACAAAATTTACCCTGCAATTTTGAAGCCTCCACCTTAGAAACATGTAGGTATTCTCAAAATCTATGTCAAATTTGTGCTTCTCAACCAAAAAATCCTCCAAATACCAATTTTCATTCAAATCCGCTGAAAAATATCCGGGGGACAAAGGATAACCTCTTTTCCCTTTGTTTGATGATGCCGTCCTGGAAAAAAGTGGAtaaattgtataactaatatCAGGTTTGTTTCTTGCCTGAAAAATCCCCCACAAGCCATGTTTCATGTAAATCCGCTTGTAAATATCAGAAAACCATTTCCCGCTATTTAGAGGCTGCCATTTTGGAATGGTAATAGATAGTGACTTCTGGTTTGCaccaaaatgtttctttttttattttatgtccaACAATGTTTCTCATGTGAAGGGTTGCTATTTGAAAATTTGGAGTAAGCCGCCCTCCAATATTTTTTGATAGGCCAAAAAGTAGGTTTCTCATTAACCTACAAAGATCTCAAAATTTTTACTTCAATTGGTCAAACCGTCTAGAAATGAGAGATAACCTCAGAATTTTGGATAACCCTATATAGTATGACATTAGTGAAACCTATCGTTCGAGAGGCTggagaatttttatttctgtctgtctttttaTATGTCTGCAGAACTTCAGAAAGAAATActgaaattttgcacaaaacatCATTGACACCtagtggtgtggcatactcctaacTTGTTACTAAGAGagaacatttttgaaaagaattagtgttaaaaaaaatattcactagTGTTAACGACAAATTTACACTGATCTGTATTAATAAACCAGATTCCGATATTGTAACTACACAGGCAACTTAATATGTTGGTTCTAGAAATATTACTCTCAATAATCGTTAAAATATCTTGAGAAATGAATCTTTACATTCTGtaacataatttaatcaatattcatttaaaaaacagaAGCCTGAATGTCAGAAATGACAACAAACTATCagatttaattcatttaatgaaaaaaagaaaaaactattggTTGAACAATATTAATTCATTGAAATGGTCTATAGCatttttagaaatacaaaaatagaattCAGTCGACTGGTTTCATTCACAGCTACTGAAAGAAAACAACTAATAGAAGTAAATCaaccaattgaaatttattaattagatttactcattatcaaaacaattttaggaaaagtTGTTGAACCGATAGAGAAGACTTAACAGCAATTGGGTTTGGTGTTTTCCAATGGTTTTAAATCAGGTTTTCCCGTTAATATCACACATACCATGAGATTAATTCTGTTGCCTAAGTTTTGGGCTGATTATTAAATGCATGACTATTGATATTTGTGTTTCATATGAAATTAGTTGACctgatttgttttataaacatgtgCACTAAAATCCCCCtaaagtaatagtaatatttattaatttatacttgcAATACAAaggtagatttaaaaaaatgtataaaaccatTTGCCTTATTCAAACTTTACCGTATGTAAATGACAAGCCATTTAACTCAGCAGTTTATGTTCATTTGAAGCTATTTGCAAACCCTGTTACTGTTGAATAAAAGctttaattatcaaatatttgagggagtaaatttaacaataaattaagaaacaagaattaaatttaatataaattatatatttgtataaaatacttcacaattataaacaaacacattttataacaaataactaaAACTAGTTACATATACAGTTCAGGAGATATATCAATTAGTAACCTGAGTAACATCTCAATCTGGCTTGTATCATCATAAAAATCTCAATCttcataaacaataacaataactatgaTAACATTTCATTCTAgtacattttccttttttattaaaaaaaattacatacacattttactgcctttttagtaaaaatgtaatttacatcaaaataaacacatttgaaactgtaattatttgtttttaacaatatcCCAACATTCTTGTggtattaaatacttttaattcagtgttttcaaattgatattattttgagTAGATAACTTAATTTTCTGATATGTTTAACACTTTCAGTGCCATGACcaaatattctgtaattttatgTTCAGCTAATTTCTGAAAATGCCAGACCTGGTAATCTCAGCTATGTAGaaagtttgtaaaacttttttaactttgttatttccatAGCAACTTATAATACtgaatatcaaaatgttttttctaatagGACTATGCttttataaccaaatttattcttattttgtgctattttcaaaaataaaattttgtactcTTTTGAATTACAttgctgtttttataaatatttaaaaaatgcaatggaaataattttactcccaaagaaaatatttctaataacaaattaGCAAAATTTCAATGTGTTATATGCACATATATAGACCCTTTATACattttagattacattatataatttaaataacgcattaaattgtttttatgatgTAAAAAACTTGCAGTGCAGCactaaagaataattatatattactaaaacacaaattatacaatgtgaagaaatttgcaaaatatatacagatatttAATATGTGGATAGGTTACACATAATTCTGGGCTGGATTACTGCCTGCCTCACAACTGATGGCAGCGCCATATTGAACGCTGCTTTgatattcttataatttttctgaattggatttttacaaatattgcattaatttaaacattgaaaggctaagaaacataaaaatatagtccAGGGAGGAAGAaccaatttgtattatataagaatatgatcttgttttatttgaaatcaatagaggaatttcTCTTCGATCGTCAAATGGACTTGTTTTGGTGGAGCTAGAAATGGTAGGGTattgaaaagattaaaaatatgaaacaata
The Homalodisca vitripennis isolate AUS2020 chromosome 4, UT_GWSS_2.1, whole genome shotgun sequence DNA segment above includes these coding regions:
- the LOC124360362 gene encoding Bardet-Biedl syndrome 5 protein; the encoded protein is MELWEDREVRFDVPISQMKMRSGEKVIDRLDFVEDTKGNGGDKGRLIITNLRLLWHSLTVARISLSIGFNCVLSISTKVVNSKLRGTTEALYILTKYGNSRFEFIFTNLVAGNTRHFTSVMGVHKAYISSRIYRDMKLRGAVVRNKQLRILPLESIYTTVEGVWNLSSDQGNLGSFIISNIRLVWYAEMNENFNVSLPYICIASVRIRESKFGPALVVESNSSSGGYVLGFRIDPLSKLQSVSRELASLYTIHTQQPEFGVQYTMSMQTPLVEEAAVVAEEVQEVEEAVAEGELTTSLATYSCQTGDQTAAPVYCPQLGLAVQPLRPGYTLASLWQVIPPQSSTIAV